GCTGTTATAAAAAGCaccacataaataaacaaacattgatGAGAAATGttcaattatttgttttattattatttatctgaCTTTGAACGAGACTGCTTTGCTGTCCTGTGTAGCGAGCAtcgtgtgtatgtatttatttaaaatgtatcgTCCTTTATGTtgattgtttggtgtttttatCGTACATTCTGTCCTTGTCTCACTCTGTCAGGTATCTGCAGTCATGTATAATGTGCTGCTCCTGTGTGTTTGAGCCTAAAGATCAAAATTTGCCCCAATGTATCCAAGGTATAtttaatgataacaataaagaCCATTTGCTCAGCAGAGTCTGGTGCTCACAGGTCctctgctgtacagacagcTCCACTCTCGCTTTGTTGTCTTTACTCAGAGGATTTCCTTCTCTTCTGAATTCTAACCGTTCAACCTGAAAATCAGATGTAATCATGAATACAGCACAGCATTCATTGGTTATTTAAACAGGGAGTTTATCAAGAtacaaatgaaatgcatttaaatacttggagaaaaacaaataactaatgacaaagaaaaaaacaaaaaccgcTCACATGGCACagaaaaaatcattttgaaaaaatgtgtgtCTTCGTTGTCCAAATTCTCTTAATTCTGTTCAAAATCTCCTGCAGTTTCAGTCCATAGATAACTGGATTGATCAGAGGAGGAATAACCAGATTTTCTACTGACATTATCATGGAAAAAATGTGAGATACACCACCTTCTAATCTGCTGTTAATCACCTCAAAACAGGAGGTAACAGTGAAACTGATGAAAATGATGAGGTGTGGGAAGCAGGTCTGCagagcttttcttctgaaatctttTGAATTCTTTAAACAGACGTCAAGTATTCTAACATATGAGTAGATTATGAAGATCAGTGGTGGAAATACAGCAACAGTTAAAACAAACAATccatatatattatttacaaatatgtCCCCACAACCTAATTTAACAATTGAGTAATTATTACAGTAAAttctatttaatttaaatttacacaGCTGAAGTCGGTATGTCAATATCACCAATGTCCCATTTTCACAGGAAGGCAAAAACCAAGAGAAAAATAAGAGCTTTTTAACGGTGGACATTTTTATAAGAGTTGGGTACTGTAATGGTTTACATATGGACACATATCTATCATAGGCCATAGCTGATAACAGCGTGAACTCTGCCATCCcatatgtgtaaataaaaaaggcCTGGAATGTACAAGCTCCAAAGGAAATGTATGGTCTTTCACACAGTAAATCACTCAGCAGTTTTGGATAAAGGGCAGTTGTTCCAAAGAGAGAATTGCAAAGTAAAGcagcaataaaaatgtacattggCTCATGGAGATGTTTGTCTAGGTAAATGACAGAAATTACAATAGAATTACAGCAAATGATCAGAATATAAACCATAAGCACAATTAGAAAGTAAGCAACTCTAAatttctccagctccacatgCCCTTCCAGAAATAAGTAAGTAACATTAGCAGAATAATCCATGAGTatcaatatatatttaacacaatCTGCCAAAAGAGCTTCTGTAATTCAGTCCCACTTTATAAGGTAAAAGTCAGAAGTGTAGATGTACAGTAGCTGGACAGTCACACTGTGGAGAGGAAACCACTGGATGCATATTTATACATGTGGATTCATATTCCTTGGTGATTTGCTGATATCCCCACATTCTGTCCTGGCCTTACCCATTGTTGCACTGTTtgtaagtacacacacacacatagacacacacacacacacacacactttctaatccgcttctccctcaggttTGTGGGGGGAGCTGAAGCCTATCACAGCGGACATTGGGCggaagatacaccctggacaagtcgacagtccatcgcagggcagacaggcagacagacacacacacacacacttgggggcaatgtagcatgtcattaggcctgactgcatgtgtttagactgtgggaggaaactggagaacctggaggaaacccatgcagacacggagaacatacaaactccacacagagaggacgctggtcacccagccagggaataggacccaggcccttcttgctgtgaggcgactaTGAGCTACAAATTGTTTAAATTAAGAGACTTTTAAAACATTGTCACTTACTAATCTTCTAAACTTGTAACAACAGGTTCAAAGTATGTTGAAATGTAATATCCCTGCCAGTGAACACTGTTTGTAATTGATCAATAAAATACTTGATGTATTTGAATGCATTGATTACATTGTCAGTGATGACATCATCTCAGTTTCTTTCATCATTATCATGATGGGAGCATGGGGATGTAATGGAGCAGTATTTCAGTGACCATAAAACCATTACCATAACCATGGATTGAGTTAAGTCTCAAGCCACCGCCAGACTTACCTTTGCTTAAGAAAACAAGACATAAACTGTCTTCTTCTTAAAATTAAGGGTCAAAATTGTTGGGGCCCAAGATCAGAGATAACATTTCAGTAGAAACCATGGACCCTTAACACTTCTTTAACCGAGGGCAGGCTGGTGAATTTGCAGGCCATGGAGGAATGATCTACCAAGACCATGATCACTGTGTTGCCCTGAGAGATTAGCAACCCGGTGATATTGTCTACGAAGATCATTGCCGATGGCCGTGTGGGCAGGGATTGGAGCAAACGTGTCGTAGGTGCCCTGGGGTCTTTGTTCTGAGCACACACTCAGCTGGCTGCTACATAGCCCTGTACGTGCTTCTTCATGTTAGGCCACAAGAAACATCTTTTCAGTAACTAGTATGTGGGTCTCCCCTGAATGACTTGCAAAAGGGGATGAGCATCCCCATCCCCATTGGAGGACCTGGGAAAAAGGATTGGACTGTCTGCATTGGAGCACACCCCCAGGGTCTTGTTCAGCCCTTGATACTGAGGGTTATGATTCAGGCGTCTGGGAAGTTTTACTCTGGAAAGGAGTTAATAGTTGTCCCCACTGCACGGAGAGTGTGTTGGGATTTATGTTCATAGAGTCAGGTTGATGAGACAGGACACAATCAAaccaactgaaaaacaacagccAGTGTCTCTATTCACCCAGAGTCAATTTCATAGCAAGCACCTCACAATCCCCAACATTATAGTTTCAGCTTTCAGGTTAGTTGGGCCAATGGGAATAAAATAATCACCCTATATCCGAAGTGTCGATCTGTACTATAAACATTGGGCTTCTGAAGAAGTTTGTAGAAAATGCTCCATGCCCTTTTGTTCAGGTCTGTTAGCAAGGTGGCTACCATACTGAAATTCCATATGAACCTATGGAAGAAATTGATGAAGCTTATGTGACCCGAGGGCTACCTGATTCCAAATTGTGACCCGAGGGCTACCTGATTCGATTATTATTCGGTAACCAACCCAAAGAATTACCTAAATAAGGCACGCAGAGACGTTAAGAGGCTGGTATATTAACAGGTT
This window of the Pygocentrus nattereri isolate fPygNat1 chromosome 2, fPygNat1.pri, whole genome shotgun sequence genome carries:
- the LOC108412567 gene encoding olfactory receptor 6N2-like; the protein is MDYSANVTYLFLEGHVELEKFRVAYFLIVLMVYILIICCNSIVISVIYLDKHLHEPMYIFIAALLCNSLFGTTALYPKLLSDLLCERPYISFGACTFQAFFIYTYGMAEFTLLSAMAYDRYVSICKPLQYPTLIKMSTVKKLLFFSWFLPSCENGTLVILTYRLQLCKFKLNRIYCNNYSIVKLGCGDIFVNNIYGLFVLTVAVFPPLIFIIYSYVRILDVCLKNSKDFRRKALQTCFPHLIIFISFTVTSCFEVINSRLEGGVSHIFSMIMSVENLVIPPLINPVIYGLKLQEILNRIKRIWTTKTHIFSK